A window from Pseudomonas kribbensis encodes these proteins:
- the apbC gene encoding iron-sulfur cluster carrier protein ApbC: MSAVTRAAVEAVLSQYTDPYLNQDPVSAGCVRNIEITGDRVSVQLEIGYAAGLFKSGWAQLLQLAIENLDGVVSAKVEVNSVIAAHKAQAQIPGLANVKNVVAVASGKGGVGKSTTAANLALALAREGAKVGILDADIYGPSQGIMFGIPERTRPQVKDQKWFVPLQAHGVEVMSMAFLTDDNTPMVWRGPMVSGALLQLVTQTAWGDLDYLVIDMPPGTGDIQLTLAQKVPVAGAVIVTTPQDLALLDARKGVEMFRKVNIPVLGVVENMAVHICSNCGHAEHLFGEGGGEKLATQFGVELLASLPLSMLIREQADGGKPTVISEPDSQIAMVYQELARHVGARIVLQEAASPAMPNITISDD; encoded by the coding sequence ATGAGCGCCGTCACTCGCGCAGCGGTGGAAGCCGTCCTCAGCCAATACACCGACCCTTACCTGAACCAGGACCCGGTCAGCGCCGGTTGCGTGCGCAACATCGAAATCACCGGTGACCGCGTCAGCGTGCAGCTGGAAATCGGTTATGCCGCTGGTCTGTTCAAGAGCGGCTGGGCGCAATTGCTGCAACTGGCCATCGAAAACCTCGACGGCGTGGTGTCGGCCAAGGTCGAAGTCAACAGCGTGATCGCCGCGCACAAGGCCCAGGCGCAGATTCCGGGGCTGGCCAACGTCAAGAACGTGGTCGCCGTGGCGTCCGGCAAGGGTGGCGTGGGCAAGTCCACAACCGCCGCCAACCTGGCGCTGGCACTGGCCCGCGAAGGCGCGAAGGTCGGGATTCTCGACGCCGATATCTACGGTCCGAGCCAGGGCATCATGTTCGGCATTCCTGAGCGCACCCGTCCGCAGGTCAAGGATCAGAAGTGGTTCGTGCCACTGCAGGCCCATGGCGTGGAAGTGATGTCGATGGCCTTCCTGACCGACGACAACACGCCGATGGTCTGGCGCGGGCCGATGGTTTCCGGCGCGCTGCTGCAACTGGTCACGCAAACCGCCTGGGGCGACCTGGATTATCTGGTCATCGACATGCCGCCAGGCACCGGCGACATCCAGCTGACCCTGGCGCAGAAAGTCCCGGTGGCGGGCGCCGTCATTGTCACCACGCCGCAGGATCTGGCGCTGCTCGATGCGCGCAAAGGCGTAGAGATGTTCCGCAAGGTCAACATTCCGGTGCTGGGTGTGGTGGAAAACATGGCCGTGCACATCTGCTCGAACTGCGGACACGCCGAGCATCTGTTCGGTGAGGGCGGTGGCGAGAAGCTGGCGACCCAGTTCGGCGTCGAACTGCTGGCGTCGCTGCCGCTGTCGATGCTGATCCGCGAACAGGCCGATGGCGGCAAGCCGACAGTGATTTCCGAGCCGGACAGCCAGATCGCCATGGTCTATCAGGAGCTGGCCCGTCACGTCGGCGCGCGGATCGTGTTGCAGGAAGCGGCGTCGCCGGCGATGCCGAACATCACCATCAGCGACGATTGA
- a CDS encoding HugZ family protein, with protein sequence MSVEAAKNARELLLKEYRGVLSTHSKSMPGFPFGSVVPYCLDEQGRPLILISRIAQHTHNLQKDPKCSMLVGEREADDVQAVGRLTYLAEAEKLEDTAAIEAAAERYYRYFPDSQNYHKAHDFDFWVLKPVRHRYIGGFGAIHWVDHLTLANPFAGKAEISMVEHMNSDHAKAIAHYVDLAGLPKTVPAQMAGIDTEGMHLRIGQALYWLPFQAPCHTPIQVREALVSLAHAEVWPKNAVADA encoded by the coding sequence TTGAGCGTTGAAGCGGCTAAGAATGCCCGAGAATTGCTTCTCAAGGAATACCGTGGCGTGCTGTCGACCCACTCCAAATCAATGCCCGGTTTTCCGTTTGGCTCCGTGGTTCCCTACTGCCTGGACGAGCAGGGCCGGCCGCTGATCCTGATCAGCCGTATCGCCCAGCACACTCACAACCTGCAGAAAGACCCGAAATGTTCGATGCTGGTGGGGGAGCGCGAGGCCGACGATGTGCAAGCCGTTGGTCGCCTGACCTATCTGGCCGAAGCGGAAAAACTCGAAGACACGGCCGCCATCGAAGCCGCCGCCGAGCGTTACTACCGCTATTTCCCCGATTCGCAGAATTACCACAAGGCCCACGATTTCGATTTCTGGGTGCTCAAACCGGTGCGTCATCGCTACATCGGCGGTTTCGGCGCGATCCACTGGGTCGATCACCTGACCTTGGCCAACCCGTTCGCCGGCAAGGCCGAAATCAGCATGGTCGAGCACATGAACAGCGACCACGCCAAGGCCATCGCGCATTACGTCGACCTCGCCGGGCTGCCGAAAACCGTACCGGCACAAATGGCCGGGATCGACACCGAAGGCATGCACCTGCGCATCGGTCAGGCGCTGTACTGGCTGCCGTTTCAAGCGCCTTGTCATACGCCGATACAAGTGCGCGAAGCCTTGGTTTCTCTGGCTCACGCCGAGGTCTGGCCAAAAAATGCGGTGGCCGACGCTTGA
- the metG gene encoding methionine--tRNA ligase has product MSEPRKILVTSALPYANGSIHLGHMLEYIQTDMWVRFQKHRGNQCIYVCADDAHGSAIMLRAEKEGITPEQLIANVQAEHSADFAEFLVDFDNFHSTHAEENRELSSQIYLKLRDAGHIAQRSITQYFDPEKKMFLADRFIKGTCPKCGTEDQYGDNCEKCGATYAPTDLKDPKSAISGATPVLKDSQHFFFKLPDFQQMLQTWTRSGTLQDAVANKIAEWLDAGLQQWDISRDAPYFGFEIPGEPGKYFYVWLDAPIGYMASFKNLCNRTPELDFDAFWGKDSTAELYHFIGKDIVNFHALFWPAMLEGAGFRKPTGINVHGYLTVNGQKMSKSRGTFIKARTYLDHLSPEYLRYYYAAKLGRGVDDLDLNLEDFVQKVNSDLVGKVVNIASRCAGFIQKGNAGLLVDNNAAPELTEAFLAAAPSIADAYEARDFARAMRETMALADRANAWIADKAPWSLNKQEGKQDEVQAVCATAINLFRQLVIFLKPVLPVLAADAEAFLNVAPLTWNDHTTLLANHQLNEFKPLMTRIDPVKVQAMTDASKEDLTASQTDTGAAAPAGNGELAKDPLSPEIDFDTFAAVDLRVALIVKAEHVEGADKLLRLTLDIGDEQRNVFSGIKSAYPDPSKLDGRLTMMIANLKPRKMKFGISEGMVMAAGPGGEEIYLLSPDSGAKPGQRIK; this is encoded by the coding sequence ATGTCCGAACCACGCAAGATTCTCGTCACCAGCGCCCTGCCCTACGCCAACGGTTCGATCCACCTTGGCCATATGCTGGAATACATCCAGACCGATATGTGGGTGCGCTTCCAGAAGCATCGCGGCAATCAGTGCATTTATGTCTGCGCCGACGACGCCCACGGTTCGGCGATCATGCTGCGCGCGGAAAAGGAAGGCATCACCCCGGAACAACTGATCGCCAACGTCCAGGCCGAACACAGCGCCGACTTTGCCGAGTTCCTGGTGGACTTCGACAACTTCCACTCCACTCACGCCGAAGAAAACCGTGAGCTGTCGAGCCAGATCTACCTGAAGCTGCGTGACGCCGGGCACATCGCCCAACGTTCGATCACCCAGTATTTCGACCCGGAAAAGAAAATGTTCCTGGCCGACCGCTTCATCAAGGGCACCTGCCCGAAGTGCGGCACCGAAGACCAGTACGGCGACAACTGCGAAAAATGCGGTGCAACCTACGCACCGACCGACCTGAAGGATCCGAAGTCGGCGATCTCCGGCGCCACCCCGGTGCTCAAGGATTCCCAGCACTTCTTCTTCAAGCTGCCTGACTTCCAGCAGATGCTGCAGACCTGGACCCGTAGCGGCACCCTGCAGGATGCCGTGGCCAACAAGATCGCCGAATGGCTGGACGCCGGCCTGCAACAGTGGGACATCTCCCGCGATGCGCCGTACTTCGGTTTCGAGATCCCGGGCGAGCCGGGCAAGTACTTCTACGTGTGGCTGGACGCGCCGATCGGCTACATGGCCAGCTTCAAGAACCTGTGCAACCGCACGCCGGAGCTGGACTTCGACGCGTTCTGGGGCAAGGACTCCACCGCCGAGCTGTACCACTTCATCGGCAAGGACATCGTCAACTTCCACGCCCTGTTCTGGCCGGCAATGCTCGAAGGCGCGGGTTTCCGCAAGCCGACCGGGATCAACGTGCATGGCTACCTGACCGTCAACGGTCAGAAGATGTCCAAGTCCCGTGGCACCTTCATCAAGGCCCGTACCTACCTGGATCACCTGTCGCCGGAATACCTGCGCTACTACTACGCGGCCAAACTGGGCCGTGGCGTGGACGACCTCGACCTGAACCTCGAAGACTTCGTGCAGAAGGTCAACTCCGACCTGGTCGGCAAAGTGGTCAACATCGCCAGCCGTTGCGCCGGTTTCATCCAGAAAGGCAACGCCGGTCTGCTGGTGGACAACAACGCCGCACCGGAACTGACCGAAGCGTTCCTGGCCGCTGCGCCGAGCATCGCTGACGCTTATGAAGCCCGCGACTTCGCCCGTGCCATGCGCGAAACCATGGCCCTGGCCGACCGCGCCAACGCCTGGATCGCCGACAAGGCGCCATGGTCGCTGAACAAGCAGGAAGGCAAGCAGGATGAAGTCCAGGCAGTCTGCGCCACGGCGATCAACTTGTTCCGCCAGTTGGTGATCTTCCTCAAGCCGGTGCTGCCGGTGCTGGCCGCCGATGCCGAGGCTTTCCTCAACGTCGCCCCGCTGACCTGGAACGACCACACCACCCTGCTGGCCAACCACCAGTTGAACGAATTCAAACCGTTGATGACCCGCATCGACCCGGTAAAAGTGCAAGCCATGACCGACGCCTCGAAAGAAGACCTGACCGCCAGCCAGACCGACACCGGCGCCGCCGCGCCTGCCGGCAACGGCGAACTGGCCAAGGATCCGCTGTCGCCGGAAATCGACTTCGACACCTTCGCCGCCGTCGACCTGCGCGTGGCGCTGATCGTCAAAGCCGAACACGTTGAAGGTGCGGACAAGCTGCTGCGCCTGACCCTGGACATCGGCGACGAACAACGCAACGTATTCTCCGGGATCAAGAGCGCTTACCCGGATCCGTCGAAACTCGACGGTCGTCTGACCATGATGATCGCCAACCTCAAGCCACGGAAAATGAAGTTCGGCATCTCCGAAGGCATGGTGATGGCGGCCGGCCCTGGCGGTGAAGAAATCTACCTGCTAAGCCCGGACAGCGGCGCCAAGCCGGGTCAGCGCATCAAGTAA
- the rsxB gene encoding electron transport complex subunit RsxB produces MSLIQRIDALLPQTQCGKCGHPGCKPYAAGIVAGEPINKCPPGGDETIAALAELLKIPVLELDISRGSAPPQVAFIREAECIGCTKCIQACPIDAIVGAAKLMHTVIIDECTGCDLCVAPCPVDCIEMHPLPIGTLPVVGGLASSLEEQQARTKKRDHARQRFERRNARLQREEQQKQAEREARAQRAAQVEVASATLDPVQAALERVRAQKAATADAALKKAKIDVAMSRAQLHKSLKAFGHPPTFEQQSQLIVLQQQFEAAEQALAKLESSAVPAPVVTAPAKDADLKRAKIQLAMRRAELKKAQTAEAPPEQIAALEQALRDAEQALHDAEAASDQPAPDLVRVEKRPIDNQLRQLKTELAYARADLNKLQRRDGTPAEVLDKARTRLQEAERQVEAHVIH; encoded by the coding sequence ATGAGTCTGATTCAACGCATCGATGCCCTGTTGCCGCAGACCCAATGCGGCAAGTGCGGCCATCCCGGATGCAAACCCTACGCTGCAGGCATCGTCGCCGGCGAGCCGATCAACAAGTGCCCGCCAGGTGGCGATGAAACCATCGCGGCACTGGCCGAACTGCTGAAAATTCCGGTGCTGGAACTGGATATCAGCCGTGGCAGCGCGCCGCCGCAAGTGGCGTTCATCCGCGAAGCCGAATGCATCGGCTGCACCAAGTGCATTCAGGCCTGCCCAATCGATGCCATTGTCGGCGCGGCAAAACTGATGCACACGGTGATCATCGACGAGTGCACCGGTTGCGATCTATGTGTGGCGCCCTGCCCGGTGGATTGCATCGAGATGCACCCGCTGCCGATCGGAACGCTGCCAGTGGTGGGCGGCCTGGCCAGCAGCCTCGAAGAGCAACAGGCACGCACCAAAAAGCGCGATCACGCCCGGCAACGTTTCGAACGGCGTAACGCCCGGCTGCAACGCGAAGAACAGCAGAAGCAGGCCGAACGCGAAGCTCGCGCACAACGTGCAGCACAGGTTGAAGTTGCGTCCGCCACGCTCGATCCGGTGCAGGCAGCGCTGGAACGGGTGCGCGCACAAAAAGCCGCAACCGCCGACGCCGCGCTGAAAAAGGCCAAGATCGACGTGGCGATGAGCCGCGCCCAGTTGCACAAATCGCTGAAAGCCTTCGGCCATCCGCCGACCTTCGAGCAGCAGTCGCAATTGATCGTGTTGCAGCAGCAATTCGAAGCCGCCGAACAGGCCCTGGCTAAACTGGAAAGCAGCGCCGTACCTGCGCCGGTCGTGACAGCCCCGGCGAAAGACGCCGATCTGAAACGAGCAAAAATCCAGCTGGCGATGCGCCGTGCCGAGCTGAAAAAGGCGCAGACCGCAGAGGCTCCGCCGGAACAGATTGCAGCGCTCGAACAAGCGCTGCGTGACGCCGAACAAGCGTTGCACGACGCAGAAGCCGCCAGCGATCAACCGGCCCCCGACCTTGTGCGCGTGGAGAAACGTCCGATCGACAATCAGCTTCGTCAGCTGAAAACCGAACTGGCCTACGCGCGCGCCGACCTGAACAAATTGCAGCGACGTGACGGCACGCCGGCCGAAGTCCTCGACAAGGCCCGCACCCGCCTGCAAGAGGCGGAGCGGCAGGTGGAAGCCCATGTCATCCATTGA
- a CDS encoding phosphatase PAP2 family protein — MSSSVVRPAPRPLNFWLCLGIPAVAATLLILLELTDLDMNLARMFYDPAAGDFIGRHSYFLENILHDRAKQVVIAFSVFAVIGFIGAFFIDRIKPYKRELGCLVLSLGLATSFVTPMKAVTAVQCPWSLEQFGGHETYSKLLDHRPPTDKPGRCWPGGHAATGFTLFALFFVLRDRRPRLARQAFIFAFALGSVFSISRMMQGAHFFSHNVWTAIFCWLICLGSYYWVLYRPTVKAEAVMKAQPVNA; from the coding sequence ATGTCATCAAGCGTTGTACGCCCTGCCCCTCGCCCGCTGAACTTCTGGCTGTGCCTGGGGATTCCCGCCGTCGCGGCCACTCTTCTGATCCTGCTGGAACTCACCGATCTGGACATGAACCTGGCGCGGATGTTCTACGACCCCGCCGCCGGCGACTTCATCGGGCGCCACAGTTACTTCCTGGAAAACATCCTTCACGATCGCGCCAAGCAGGTGGTGATCGCATTTTCGGTGTTCGCCGTCATTGGTTTCATCGGTGCGTTTTTCATCGACCGGATCAAACCGTACAAGCGTGAACTGGGCTGTCTGGTGCTGTCCCTCGGCCTGGCGACCTCATTCGTGACACCGATGAAAGCCGTGACCGCCGTGCAGTGCCCGTGGAGCCTCGAGCAGTTCGGCGGCCATGAAACCTACAGCAAACTGCTGGATCACCGCCCGCCGACCGACAAGCCCGGCCGCTGCTGGCCCGGTGGCCATGCCGCAACGGGTTTCACCTTGTTTGCGCTGTTCTTCGTGCTGCGTGATCGTCGCCCGCGACTGGCGCGGCAGGCGTTCATCTTTGCCTTTGCGCTGGGCTCGGTGTTCTCGATCAGCCGGATGATGCAGGGCGCGCACTTTTTTTCGCACAACGTGTGGACGGCGATTTTCTGCTGGCTGATCTGTCTGGGGTCGTATTACTGGGTGCTGTATCGCCCGACAGTCAAAGCTGAAGCGGTCATGAAGGCACAACCGGTAAACGCCTGA
- a CDS encoding SDR family oxidoreductase: MQLNDKVIIITGGCQGLGRSMAEYFAGKGAKLALVDLNQEKLDDAVAACKAKGVEARSYLCNVANEEQVTHMVAQVAEDFGAIHGLINNAGILRDGLLLKVKDGEMTKMSLAQWQAVIDVNLTGVFLCTREVAAKMVELKNSGAIINISSISRAGNVGQTNYSAAKAGVAAATVTWAKELARYGIRVAGIAPGFIETEMTLGMKPEALEKMTSGIPLKRMGKPEEIAHSAAYIFENDYYTGRILEMDGGLRI; encoded by the coding sequence ATGCAACTCAACGACAAAGTAATCATTATCACTGGCGGTTGCCAAGGCTTGGGCCGCTCGATGGCCGAGTATTTCGCAGGCAAGGGCGCGAAGCTGGCACTGGTCGACCTGAACCAGGAAAAACTCGATGACGCGGTCGCGGCCTGCAAGGCCAAGGGCGTCGAGGCCCGCAGCTACCTGTGCAACGTCGCCAATGAAGAGCAGGTGACGCACATGGTTGCCCAGGTCGCCGAAGACTTCGGCGCGATCCACGGTCTGATCAACAACGCCGGGATCCTGCGCGACGGTCTGCTGCTCAAGGTCAAGGACGGCGAAATGACCAAGATGAGCCTGGCCCAGTGGCAGGCGGTGATCGACGTCAACCTGACCGGCGTGTTCCTCTGCACCCGTGAAGTGGCGGCGAAAATGGTCGAGCTGAAGAACAGCGGCGCGATCATCAACATCTCGTCGATCTCCCGCGCGGGCAACGTCGGCCAGACCAACTATTCCGCCGCCAAGGCCGGTGTGGCGGCAGCGACCGTGACCTGGGCCAAGGAACTGGCGCGCTACGGCATCCGCGTGGCGGGCATTGCACCGGGCTTCATCGAAACCGAGATGACCCTGGGCATGAAGCCGGAAGCGCTGGAAAAAATGACCTCGGGCATTCCGCTCAAGCGCATGGGCAAGCCGGAAGAGATCGCCCATTCGGCGGCGTACATCTTCGAGAACGACTACTACACCGGCCGGATTTTGGAGATGGACGGCGGGTTGCGCATCTGA
- a CDS encoding co-chaperone GroES, with product MKLRPLHDRVVIRRSEEEKKTAGGIVLPGSAAEKANHGEILAVGPGKALESGEVRALSVKVGDKVVFGPYSGSNTVKVDGEDLLVMSENEILAVIEG from the coding sequence ATGAAGCTTCGTCCTCTGCATGACCGCGTCGTCATCCGTCGCAGCGAAGAAGAAAAGAAAACCGCTGGCGGTATCGTCCTGCCAGGTTCGGCTGCCGAGAAAGCCAACCACGGTGAGATTCTGGCTGTAGGCCCGGGCAAGGCACTGGAAAGCGGTGAAGTGCGCGCACTGTCCGTGAAAGTGGGCGACAAGGTTGTGTTCGGTCCGTACTCCGGCAGCAACACCGTGAAAGTCGACGGCGAAGACCTGCTGGTAATGAGCGAGAACGAAATCCTCGCCGTTATCGAAGGCTGA
- a CDS encoding FxsA family protein has translation MRPFLLLFLLFPVLELFVFVKVAGSIGFFPALLLIILGSMFGVFVLRIAGLATALRARESLNRGELPAQTMLEGLMLALAGGLLILPGFISDVAGLILLLPFSRRLFANKMRQRAEEQAMRQRAFADDLQPRGGPAPRQPLGREGDVIEGEFEHRDTK, from the coding sequence ATGCGCCCTTTTTTGTTGCTCTTTCTGCTGTTCCCGGTGTTGGAGCTGTTCGTATTCGTCAAAGTGGCAGGTTCGATCGGATTTTTCCCGGCCCTGCTGCTGATCATTCTCGGCTCGATGTTCGGCGTATTCGTGCTGCGTATCGCCGGACTGGCCACCGCCCTGCGTGCCCGTGAAAGCCTGAACCGCGGCGAACTGCCTGCGCAGACCATGCTCGAAGGCCTGATGCTGGCCCTGGCCGGTGGCCTGCTGATCCTGCCGGGTTTCATCAGTGACGTGGCCGGTCTGATCCTGCTGTTGCCGTTCAGCCGTCGTCTGTTCGCCAACAAGATGCGCCAGCGCGCCGAAGAACAGGCCATGCGTCAGCGTGCGTTCGCCGATGACCTGCAACCTCGCGGCGGTCCCGCACCGCGTCAGCCTCTGGGCCGCGAAGGCGATGTGATCGAAGGCGAGTTCGAACACCGCGACACCAAGTAA
- the groL gene encoding chaperonin GroEL (60 kDa chaperone family; promotes refolding of misfolded polypeptides especially under stressful conditions; forms two stacked rings of heptamers to form a barrel-shaped 14mer; ends can be capped by GroES; misfolded proteins enter the barrel where they are refolded when GroES binds), whose protein sequence is MAAKEVKFGDSARKKMLVGVNVLADAVKATLGPKGRNVILEKSFGAPTITKDGVSVAKEIELEDRFENMGAQLVKDVASRANDDAGDGTTTATVLAQSIVNEGLKAVAAGMNPMDLKRGIDKATIAVVAELKKLSAPCTDTKAIAQVGTISANSDNSIGDIIAEAMEKVGKEGVITVEEGSGLENELSVVEGMQFDRGYLSPYFVNKPETMVAELEGALILLVDKKISNIREMLPVLEAVAKAGRPLLIVAEDVEGEALATLVVNNMRGIVKVAAVKAPGFGDRRKAMLQDIAVLTGGTVISEEIGLSLESTTLEHLGSAKRVTLSKENTIIVDGAGVEGDIQARIAQIRAQVAETSSDYDREKLQERLAKLSGGVAVIKVGAGSEVEMKEKKARVEDALHATRAAVEEGVVPGGGVALIRALNAIINLKGDNADQDVGIAVLRRAVEAPLRQIAANSGDEPSVVVNEVKNGKGNFGYNAATGEYGDMIEMGILDPTKVTRSALQAASSIGGLILTTEAAVADAPKKDGAAGGGMPDMGGMGGMGGMM, encoded by the coding sequence ATGGCTGCTAAAGAAGTTAAATTCGGCGATTCCGCCCGCAAGAAAATGCTGGTTGGCGTAAACGTCCTGGCTGACGCGGTAAAAGCGACCCTGGGCCCGAAAGGCCGTAACGTGATCCTCGAGAAGAGCTTCGGCGCTCCGACCATCACCAAGGACGGCGTTTCCGTTGCCAAGGAAATCGAGCTGGAAGACCGTTTCGAAAACATGGGCGCGCAGCTGGTCAAAGACGTTGCCTCCCGTGCCAACGATGACGCTGGTGACGGTACTACCACCGCTACCGTTCTGGCTCAGTCGATCGTCAACGAAGGCCTGAAAGCCGTCGCTGCCGGCATGAACCCGATGGACCTGAAGCGCGGTATCGACAAAGCGACCATCGCTGTCGTTGCCGAGCTGAAAAAGCTGTCCGCACCATGCACCGACACCAAAGCGATCGCTCAGGTTGGCACCATCTCCGCCAACTCCGACAACTCCATCGGCGACATCATTGCCGAAGCCATGGAAAAAGTCGGTAAAGAAGGCGTGATCACCGTTGAAGAAGGCTCGGGCCTGGAAAACGAACTGTCGGTCGTAGAAGGCATGCAGTTCGACCGTGGCTACCTGTCCCCGTACTTCGTCAACAAGCCGGAAACCATGGTTGCCGAGCTGGAAGGCGCGCTGATCCTGCTGGTCGACAAGAAGATCTCGAACATCCGCGAAATGCTGCCAGTGCTGGAAGCCGTTGCCAAAGCCGGCCGTCCACTGCTGATCGTTGCCGAAGACGTTGAAGGCGAAGCCCTGGCGACTCTGGTTGTGAACAACATGCGTGGCATCGTCAAAGTCGCAGCCGTCAAGGCTCCAGGCTTCGGCGACCGTCGCAAGGCCATGCTGCAGGACATCGCCGTTCTGACCGGCGGTACCGTTATCTCCGAAGAGATCGGCCTGAGCCTGGAAAGCACCACTCTGGAACACCTGGGCAGCGCCAAGCGCGTGACCCTGTCCAAGGAAAACACCATCATCGTTGACGGTGCCGGCGTTGAAGGCGACATCCAGGCGCGTATCGCTCAGATCCGTGCCCAGGTTGCCGAGACTTCCTCGGACTACGACCGTGAAAAACTGCAAGAGCGTCTGGCCAAGCTGTCCGGCGGCGTTGCGGTGATCAAGGTTGGCGCCGGTTCCGAAGTAGAAATGAAAGAGAAGAAAGCCCGCGTTGAAGACGCCCTGCACGCAACCCGCGCAGCCGTTGAAGAAGGCGTGGTACCTGGCGGTGGCGTTGCGCTGATCCGCGCTCTGAACGCGATCATCAACCTGAAAGGCGACAACGCCGACCAGGACGTAGGTATCGCTGTTCTGCGTCGTGCCGTTGAAGCACCGCTGCGTCAGATCGCTGCCAACAGCGGCGACGAGCCAAGCGTTGTGGTCAACGAAGTCAAGAACGGCAAAGGTAACTTCGGTTACAACGCTGCGACTGGCGAATACGGCGACATGATCGAAATGGGCATCCTGGACCCAACCAAGGTAACCCGTTCCGCTCTGCAAGCTGCATCGTCGATCGGCGGTCTGATCCTGACCACCGAAGCGGCTGTTGCTGACGCACCGAAGAAAGACGGTGCTGCTGGCGGCGGTATGCCGGACATGGGCGGCATGGGTGGCATGGGCGGCATGATGTAA
- a CDS encoding electron transport complex protein RnfA: protein MTELVLTLFSAALINNFVLHWPLGVDPLLAGERRQVHALGLATLCLMLIVGVAGYVIWHWLLVPLQLEFLRLFVFLPLSVLLIAPLLKLLARWRPDMPFDGLWPLLLGNAGVLGLTLINAQADKGLFHATALSLGAGLGFWLVLSLFSDLRERTADNDIPLPFRGLPIQLIGAGLMAVAFLGFSGLIKT from the coding sequence ATGACCGAACTCGTGCTTACGCTCTTCAGTGCTGCGCTGATCAACAACTTCGTGTTGCACTGGCCGCTGGGCGTCGATCCGCTGCTGGCGGGCGAACGCCGTCAGGTGCATGCGCTGGGGCTGGCAACGTTGTGCCTGATGCTGATTGTCGGTGTGGCGGGTTACGTGATCTGGCATTGGCTGCTGGTGCCGTTGCAACTGGAATTCCTGCGGCTGTTTGTGTTTCTGCCGCTGAGCGTCCTGCTGATCGCGCCGCTGCTTAAGTTGCTGGCGCGTTGGCGACCCGATATGCCATTCGACGGTTTGTGGCCGCTGCTGCTGGGAAATGCCGGTGTGCTGGGGCTGACGCTGATCAACGCGCAAGCGGATAAGGGCCTGTTTCATGCAACGGCGCTGAGCCTCGGCGCCGGCCTGGGTTTCTGGCTGGTGCTGAGCCTGTTCAGCGATTTGCGCGAGCGCACGGCCGACAACGATATTCCCCTGCCCTTTCGTGGCCTGCCGATCCAGTTGATCGGCGCCGGACTGATGGCGGTGGCTTTTCTCGGATTCAGTGGACTGATCAAAACATGA